Proteins from one Juglans microcarpa x Juglans regia isolate MS1-56 chromosome 1S, Jm3101_v1.0, whole genome shotgun sequence genomic window:
- the LOC121246917 gene encoding pleiotropic drug resistance protein 3-like isoform X1, giving the protein MELSTIEGGIQPPFQRTGADCFIEEEDEELQLQWAAIEKLPTFKRLRTSVFGIDHDPGSSGMEFKGKRTTDVTKLGAIDRHLFIQKLIKHIENDNLRLLQKLRDRIDRVNVKLPTVEVRYKNLSVEVKCEVVQGKPLPTLWNSLMSQLSVFKKVIRCNSQEANISILKDVSGIIKPSRLTLLLGPPGSGKTTLLLALSGKLDQSLNVAGEISYNGYKLDEFVPQKSSAYISQYDLHIPEMTVRETIDFSACCQGVGSRADIMMEVSRKEKAAGIVPDPDVDTYMKAIAVEGQKRNLQTDYVLKILGLDICSDIMVGDALKRGISGGQKKRLTTGEMIVGPSKALFMDEISTGLDSSTTFQVVTCLHQLVHITDTTALVSLLQPAPETFDLFDEVILMAEGKIVYHGPRSHVLQFFEDCGFKCPERKGAADFLQEVISKKDQAQYWYHAGLPYNYVSVDQFSEMFKASDLGQRLNDELSEPYDKSKSHRNALSFSIYSLRKWELFKACMSRELLLMKRNSFVYVFKTVQLIITAFIAMTIFLRTQTTVDLNSANYFLGALYYTLVRLMTNGVAELSLTITRLPVVYKQRSFYLYPAWAYSIPASILKIPFSLVDSILWTALTYYVIGYSPEVGRFFSQFLLLFALHLASTSMCRFIASIFRTMETASTCGALILMTLFLFGGFIIPKTSLPPWLSWGFWLSPMTYAQIGIALNEFLAPRWQKVSKGNTTIGTEFLTSHGLNFEGYFYWISLGALLGFTILFDAGFVLALTYLPAPKMSRAIISKKSISQIQEKNGSRSRTQLDNQSTLGTFSKATEETKSSGMLVLPFEPLTIAFKDVRYFVDTPPEMRKKGFNQKRLQLLRDITGAFRPGILTALMGVSGAGKTTLMDVLSGRKTGGIIEGDIRIGGYPKIQSTFARISGYCEQNDIHSPQITVKESVTYSAWLRLPPETDPETKARFVEEVIETIELDDIKDFLVGIPGQSGLSTEQRKRLTIAVELISNPSIIFMDEPTSGLDARAAAIVMRAVKNVVATGRTTVCTIHQPSIDVFENFDELILMKIGGQIIYSGMLGRHSSKLIKYFEGISGVPKIKNNYNPATWMLEVTSASVEAEIGLDFAKIYKESPLYRDTIELVRQLSEPQPGSSDLQFPSRFPESGWVQFIACLWKQYLSYWRSPEYNLGRFVFVIAAALVFGAVFWQKGKEIKTEQDLFNILGSMYSAVIFLGLNNCSSVLPYVVTERTVLYREKFAGMYSSKAYSFAQMAIEIPYVLLETVLYVAITYPTIGYQWSVYKLFWYFYATFCTLLYFVYLGMLIVSLSTNLEVASILATAVYTILNLFSGFLMPGPKIPKWWIWCYWICPTSWSLNGLLTSQYGDINKEILIFGELKTISSFLEDYYGFQHDRLGLVAFVLIAYPLIYASLFAYCIGKVNFQSR; this is encoded by the exons ATGGAGTTATCCACGATTGAAGGAGGCATTCAACCACCATTTCAACGAACTGGTGCAGATTGTTTTATagaggaggaagatgaggaaCTTCAGTTGCAATGGGCAGCAATTGAGAAATTACCTACATTTAAACGGCTCAGAACCTCAGTGTTTGGTATTGATCACGACCCCGGAAGCAGTGGAATGGAATTTAAAGGGAAGAGGACGACAGATGTTACCAAGCTTGGAGCAATTGACAGACATCTTTTCATTCAGAAGCTCATAAAGCACATTGAGAATGATAATCTCCGGTTGCTGCAGAAACTGAGAGACAGGATAGACAG GGTGAACGTAAAGTTACCCACTGTGGAGGTGAGATACAAGAATCTGTCTGTGGAAGTGAAGTGCGAAGTAGTCCAAGGGAAGCCTCTTCCGACGCTATGGAACTCTCTCATGAGTCAGTTATCA GTTTTTAAGAAGGTAATACGGTGCAATTCTCAGGAAGCCAATATAAGCATCTTAAAAGATGTCAGTGGCATCATTAAACCATCAAG GCTTACACTTCTGCTTGGTCCCCCAGGCAGTGGGAAAACGACCTTGTTATTGGCTCTTTCCGGAAAGCTAGACCAATCTCTAAAT GTTGCAGGGGAAATCTCTTACAACGGTTACAAACTAGATGAGTTTGTTCCACAGAAATCATCAGCTTACATAAGCCAATATGACCTGCACATACCTGAAATGACTGTGAGGGAAACAATTGACTTTTCAGCGTGCTGCCAGGGTGTTGGAAGCAGAGCTG ATATCATGATGGAAGTAAGCAGAAAAGAGAAAGCAGCAGGAATTGTTCCTGACCCTGACGTGGACACTTATATGAAG GCAATAGCAGTTGAAGGACAAAAACGAAATCTCCAAACGGACTATGTTTTGAAG ATCCTTGGACTGGATATCTGCAGTGATATAATGGTTGGCGATGCATTGAAAAGAGGCATTTCGGGTGGCCAGAAGAAAAGGTTAACAACAG GGGAGATGATTGTTGGGCCCTCAAAAGCTCTATTTATGGATGAAATATCGACTGGATTGGATAGCTCCACAACCTTTCAGGTTGTTACCTGTCTTCATCAATTGGTGCACATCACTGATACAACTGCATTGGTTTCACTTCTTCAACCAGCTCCCGAAACATTTGATCTATTTGATGAAGTGATACTGATGGCAGAAGGGAAAATAGTATACCATGGTCCTCGTAGTCATGTACTTCAATTTTTTGAGGATTGTGGTTTCAAGTGCCCAGAAAGAAAAGGTGCTGCAGACTTCCTTCAGGAG GTAATCTCCAAGAAGGATCAGGCACAATACTGGTACCATGCTGGCCTTCCCTATAATTATGTTTCAGTGGATCAGTTCTCTGAAATGTTCAAAGCAAGCGATTTAGGACAGAGGTTAAATGATGAACTCTCAGAGCCATATGATAAATCTAAGAGCCACAGAAATGCTTTGTCGTTCAGTATTTACTCTTTGAGAAAATGGGAATTGTTCAAAGCTTGCATGTCCAGAGAGCTACTTCTCATGAAACGGAACTCATTTGTCTATGTGTTCAAGACAGTCCAG CTTATCATCACTGCATTTATTGCAATGACTATATTTCTACGCACTCAGACGACTGTGGACTTGAACAGTGCCAATTATTTTTTGGGCGCTCTATACTATACACTTGTCAGACTCATGACCAATGGAGTTGCAGAACTGTCCTTGACAATCACCAGACTCCCAGTGGTTTACAAGCAAAGATCATTCTATCTGTATCCAGCATGGGCTTATTCCATCCCAGCATCTATACTGAAAATTCCATTTTCTCTGGTTGATTCAATACTTTGGACAGCACTGACTTACTATGTTATTGGGTATAGCCCTGAAGTAGGGAG GTTCTTTTCCCAGTTTCTTTTGCTGTTTGCCCTACATCTAGCATCAACGTCTATGTGTCGTTTCATCGCCTCAATTTTCCGGACTATGGAGACTGCATCAACTTGTGGCGCTTTGATCTTAATGACACTTTTCTTGTTTGGAGGCTTCATTATTCCTAAAA CCTCTTTACCACCTTGGCTGAGTTGGGGCTTCTGGCTTTCTCCCATGACTTATGCACAAATAGGCATAGCGCTAAATGAATTCCTTGCTCCACGATGGCAAAAG GTTTCAAAGGGAAACACGACCATAGGGACGGAGTTTCTAACCAGTCATGGCTTGAACTTTGAGGGCTATTTCTATTGGATATCATTAGGGGCTTTGCTTGGGTTCACCATACTTTTTGATGCAGGCTTTGTCTTAGCCTTAACTTACTTGCCAG CTCCTAAAATGTCTCGAGCTATTATTTCGAAGAAAAGTATTTCTCagatacaagaaaaaaatggtAGCAGAAGTAGGACACAACTGGATAACCAATCAACTCTAGGTACCTTTTCCAAAGCTACTGAAGAGACAAAAAGTTCTG GGATGCTGGTCCTACCATTTGAGCCTCTGACAATAGCATTCAAGGATGTGCGATACTTTGTTGATACGCCTCCG GAGATGAGAAAGAAGGGTTTCAATCAGAAAAGGCTTCAGCTGCTTCGAGATATTACAGGAGCATTTAGGCCAGGAATTCTTACAGCACTTATGGGGGTCAGTGGAGCTGGGAAAACGACTCTCATGGATGTCCTTTCTGGAAGGAAAACTGGAGGTATTATTGAAGGGGATATAAGAATAGGAGGGTATCCCAAGATCCAGAGTACATTTGCAAGAATATCAGGTTACTGTGAGCAAAATGATATACATTCTCCTCAGATTACTGTAAAAGAATCAGTGACATACTCAGCTTGGTTGCGGTTGCCACCTGAGACTGATCCAGAGACAAAAGCT AGATTTGTAGAAGAAGTCATTGAAACAATTGAACTTGatgatataaaagattttttagttGGCATTCCCGGCCAAAGTGGCCTATCTACCGAACAACGTAAAAGGCTAACAATTGCAGTGGAGCTTATTTCCAATCCGTCGATTATATTTATGGATGAACCTACGTCAGGTTTAGATGCCAGAGCAGCTGCAATTGTAATGCGTGCAGTGAAGAATGTAGTTGCCACTGGAAGGACAACAGTTTGCACCATCCACCAACCAAGCATTGACgtatttgagaattttgatgAG TTGATTCTAATGAAAATTGGAGGACAGATTATCTACTCTGGAATGCTAGGTCGCCATTCAAGTAAActcattaaatattttgag GGTATTTCTGGTGTgccaaagataaaaaataattataatccAGCAACATGGATGCTAGAAGTTACTTCAGCTTCAGTAGAAGCAGAAATTGGTTTAGATTTTGCCAAAATCTATAAGGAGTCACCTCTATATCG TGACACCATCGAGTTAGTACGACAGCTGAGTGAACCACAGCCAGGATCAAGTGACTTGCAGTTTCCCTCTCGTTTTCCAGAAAGTGGCTGGGTTCAGTTTATTGCATGCCTATGGAAACAATACTTATCTTATTGGAGGAGTCCTGAATACAACTTGGGACGTTTTGTGTTTGTGATTGCTGCCGCACTGGTGTTTGGGGCAGTCTTTTGGCAGAAAGGAAAGGAGAT AAAAACTGAGCAGGATTTGTTCAACATACTTGGATCCATGTATAGTGCTGTAATATTCTTAGGCCTAAACAATTGTTCATCGGTTCTACCATATGTGGTAACTGAGCGCACCGTTCTGTACCGGGAAAAATTTGCTGGAATGTACTCCTCAAAGGCTTACTCATTTGCACAG ATGGCCATCGAAATACCTTATGTGCTGCTGGAAACAGTTTTGTATGTGGCCATTACATATCCAACAATAGGGTACCAATGGTCAGTTTACAAGCTCTTTTGGTACTTCTATGCCACATTCTGCACTCTTCTATACTTTGTGTATCTTGGGATGCTGATTGTTTCATTGAGCACAAATCTCGAAGTAGCTTCCATTTTGGCAACTGCAGTCTACACCATATTGAACCTTTTCTCAGGCTTCCTAATGCCAGGACCG AAAATTCCAAAGTGGTGGATCTGGTGCTATTGGATTTGCCCTACATCTTGGTCCCTGAATGGCCTGCTGACTTCACAATACGGAGACATTAATAAAGAGATATTGATCTTTGGGGAGCTCAAGACGATTAGTTCTTTTCTTGAGGATTATTATGGCTTTCAACATGATCGTTTAGGCCTTGTGGCCTTTGTTCTCATTGCTTATCCGCTCATTTATGCTTCCCTGTTTGCCTATTGCATAGGGAAAGTAAATTTCCAAAGCAGGTAG
- the LOC121246917 gene encoding pleiotropic drug resistance protein 3-like isoform X2 translates to MVAGEISYNGYKLDEFVPQKSSAYISQYDLHIPEMTVRETIDFSACCQGVGSRADIMMEVSRKEKAAGIVPDPDVDTYMKAIAVEGQKRNLQTDYVLKILGLDICSDIMVGDALKRGISGGQKKRLTTGEMIVGPSKALFMDEISTGLDSSTTFQVVTCLHQLVHITDTTALVSLLQPAPETFDLFDEVILMAEGKIVYHGPRSHVLQFFEDCGFKCPERKGAADFLQEVISKKDQAQYWYHAGLPYNYVSVDQFSEMFKASDLGQRLNDELSEPYDKSKSHRNALSFSIYSLRKWELFKACMSRELLLMKRNSFVYVFKTVQLIITAFIAMTIFLRTQTTVDLNSANYFLGALYYTLVRLMTNGVAELSLTITRLPVVYKQRSFYLYPAWAYSIPASILKIPFSLVDSILWTALTYYVIGYSPEVGRFFSQFLLLFALHLASTSMCRFIASIFRTMETASTCGALILMTLFLFGGFIIPKTSLPPWLSWGFWLSPMTYAQIGIALNEFLAPRWQKVSKGNTTIGTEFLTSHGLNFEGYFYWISLGALLGFTILFDAGFVLALTYLPAPKMSRAIISKKSISQIQEKNGSRSRTQLDNQSTLGTFSKATEETKSSGMLVLPFEPLTIAFKDVRYFVDTPPEMRKKGFNQKRLQLLRDITGAFRPGILTALMGVSGAGKTTLMDVLSGRKTGGIIEGDIRIGGYPKIQSTFARISGYCEQNDIHSPQITVKESVTYSAWLRLPPETDPETKARFVEEVIETIELDDIKDFLVGIPGQSGLSTEQRKRLTIAVELISNPSIIFMDEPTSGLDARAAAIVMRAVKNVVATGRTTVCTIHQPSIDVFENFDELILMKIGGQIIYSGMLGRHSSKLIKYFEGISGVPKIKNNYNPATWMLEVTSASVEAEIGLDFAKIYKESPLYRDTIELVRQLSEPQPGSSDLQFPSRFPESGWVQFIACLWKQYLSYWRSPEYNLGRFVFVIAAALVFGAVFWQKGKEIKTEQDLFNILGSMYSAVIFLGLNNCSSVLPYVVTERTVLYREKFAGMYSSKAYSFAQMAIEIPYVLLETVLYVAITYPTIGYQWSVYKLFWYFYATFCTLLYFVYLGMLIVSLSTNLEVASILATAVYTILNLFSGFLMPGPKIPKWWIWCYWICPTSWSLNGLLTSQYGDINKEILIFGELKTISSFLEDYYGFQHDRLGLVAFVLIAYPLIYASLFAYCIGKVNFQSR, encoded by the exons ATG GTTGCAGGGGAAATCTCTTACAACGGTTACAAACTAGATGAGTTTGTTCCACAGAAATCATCAGCTTACATAAGCCAATATGACCTGCACATACCTGAAATGACTGTGAGGGAAACAATTGACTTTTCAGCGTGCTGCCAGGGTGTTGGAAGCAGAGCTG ATATCATGATGGAAGTAAGCAGAAAAGAGAAAGCAGCAGGAATTGTTCCTGACCCTGACGTGGACACTTATATGAAG GCAATAGCAGTTGAAGGACAAAAACGAAATCTCCAAACGGACTATGTTTTGAAG ATCCTTGGACTGGATATCTGCAGTGATATAATGGTTGGCGATGCATTGAAAAGAGGCATTTCGGGTGGCCAGAAGAAAAGGTTAACAACAG GGGAGATGATTGTTGGGCCCTCAAAAGCTCTATTTATGGATGAAATATCGACTGGATTGGATAGCTCCACAACCTTTCAGGTTGTTACCTGTCTTCATCAATTGGTGCACATCACTGATACAACTGCATTGGTTTCACTTCTTCAACCAGCTCCCGAAACATTTGATCTATTTGATGAAGTGATACTGATGGCAGAAGGGAAAATAGTATACCATGGTCCTCGTAGTCATGTACTTCAATTTTTTGAGGATTGTGGTTTCAAGTGCCCAGAAAGAAAAGGTGCTGCAGACTTCCTTCAGGAG GTAATCTCCAAGAAGGATCAGGCACAATACTGGTACCATGCTGGCCTTCCCTATAATTATGTTTCAGTGGATCAGTTCTCTGAAATGTTCAAAGCAAGCGATTTAGGACAGAGGTTAAATGATGAACTCTCAGAGCCATATGATAAATCTAAGAGCCACAGAAATGCTTTGTCGTTCAGTATTTACTCTTTGAGAAAATGGGAATTGTTCAAAGCTTGCATGTCCAGAGAGCTACTTCTCATGAAACGGAACTCATTTGTCTATGTGTTCAAGACAGTCCAG CTTATCATCACTGCATTTATTGCAATGACTATATTTCTACGCACTCAGACGACTGTGGACTTGAACAGTGCCAATTATTTTTTGGGCGCTCTATACTATACACTTGTCAGACTCATGACCAATGGAGTTGCAGAACTGTCCTTGACAATCACCAGACTCCCAGTGGTTTACAAGCAAAGATCATTCTATCTGTATCCAGCATGGGCTTATTCCATCCCAGCATCTATACTGAAAATTCCATTTTCTCTGGTTGATTCAATACTTTGGACAGCACTGACTTACTATGTTATTGGGTATAGCCCTGAAGTAGGGAG GTTCTTTTCCCAGTTTCTTTTGCTGTTTGCCCTACATCTAGCATCAACGTCTATGTGTCGTTTCATCGCCTCAATTTTCCGGACTATGGAGACTGCATCAACTTGTGGCGCTTTGATCTTAATGACACTTTTCTTGTTTGGAGGCTTCATTATTCCTAAAA CCTCTTTACCACCTTGGCTGAGTTGGGGCTTCTGGCTTTCTCCCATGACTTATGCACAAATAGGCATAGCGCTAAATGAATTCCTTGCTCCACGATGGCAAAAG GTTTCAAAGGGAAACACGACCATAGGGACGGAGTTTCTAACCAGTCATGGCTTGAACTTTGAGGGCTATTTCTATTGGATATCATTAGGGGCTTTGCTTGGGTTCACCATACTTTTTGATGCAGGCTTTGTCTTAGCCTTAACTTACTTGCCAG CTCCTAAAATGTCTCGAGCTATTATTTCGAAGAAAAGTATTTCTCagatacaagaaaaaaatggtAGCAGAAGTAGGACACAACTGGATAACCAATCAACTCTAGGTACCTTTTCCAAAGCTACTGAAGAGACAAAAAGTTCTG GGATGCTGGTCCTACCATTTGAGCCTCTGACAATAGCATTCAAGGATGTGCGATACTTTGTTGATACGCCTCCG GAGATGAGAAAGAAGGGTTTCAATCAGAAAAGGCTTCAGCTGCTTCGAGATATTACAGGAGCATTTAGGCCAGGAATTCTTACAGCACTTATGGGGGTCAGTGGAGCTGGGAAAACGACTCTCATGGATGTCCTTTCTGGAAGGAAAACTGGAGGTATTATTGAAGGGGATATAAGAATAGGAGGGTATCCCAAGATCCAGAGTACATTTGCAAGAATATCAGGTTACTGTGAGCAAAATGATATACATTCTCCTCAGATTACTGTAAAAGAATCAGTGACATACTCAGCTTGGTTGCGGTTGCCACCTGAGACTGATCCAGAGACAAAAGCT AGATTTGTAGAAGAAGTCATTGAAACAATTGAACTTGatgatataaaagattttttagttGGCATTCCCGGCCAAAGTGGCCTATCTACCGAACAACGTAAAAGGCTAACAATTGCAGTGGAGCTTATTTCCAATCCGTCGATTATATTTATGGATGAACCTACGTCAGGTTTAGATGCCAGAGCAGCTGCAATTGTAATGCGTGCAGTGAAGAATGTAGTTGCCACTGGAAGGACAACAGTTTGCACCATCCACCAACCAAGCATTGACgtatttgagaattttgatgAG TTGATTCTAATGAAAATTGGAGGACAGATTATCTACTCTGGAATGCTAGGTCGCCATTCAAGTAAActcattaaatattttgag GGTATTTCTGGTGTgccaaagataaaaaataattataatccAGCAACATGGATGCTAGAAGTTACTTCAGCTTCAGTAGAAGCAGAAATTGGTTTAGATTTTGCCAAAATCTATAAGGAGTCACCTCTATATCG TGACACCATCGAGTTAGTACGACAGCTGAGTGAACCACAGCCAGGATCAAGTGACTTGCAGTTTCCCTCTCGTTTTCCAGAAAGTGGCTGGGTTCAGTTTATTGCATGCCTATGGAAACAATACTTATCTTATTGGAGGAGTCCTGAATACAACTTGGGACGTTTTGTGTTTGTGATTGCTGCCGCACTGGTGTTTGGGGCAGTCTTTTGGCAGAAAGGAAAGGAGAT AAAAACTGAGCAGGATTTGTTCAACATACTTGGATCCATGTATAGTGCTGTAATATTCTTAGGCCTAAACAATTGTTCATCGGTTCTACCATATGTGGTAACTGAGCGCACCGTTCTGTACCGGGAAAAATTTGCTGGAATGTACTCCTCAAAGGCTTACTCATTTGCACAG ATGGCCATCGAAATACCTTATGTGCTGCTGGAAACAGTTTTGTATGTGGCCATTACATATCCAACAATAGGGTACCAATGGTCAGTTTACAAGCTCTTTTGGTACTTCTATGCCACATTCTGCACTCTTCTATACTTTGTGTATCTTGGGATGCTGATTGTTTCATTGAGCACAAATCTCGAAGTAGCTTCCATTTTGGCAACTGCAGTCTACACCATATTGAACCTTTTCTCAGGCTTCCTAATGCCAGGACCG AAAATTCCAAAGTGGTGGATCTGGTGCTATTGGATTTGCCCTACATCTTGGTCCCTGAATGGCCTGCTGACTTCACAATACGGAGACATTAATAAAGAGATATTGATCTTTGGGGAGCTCAAGACGATTAGTTCTTTTCTTGAGGATTATTATGGCTTTCAACATGATCGTTTAGGCCTTGTGGCCTTTGTTCTCATTGCTTATCCGCTCATTTATGCTTCCCTGTTTGCCTATTGCATAGGGAAAGTAAATTTCCAAAGCAGGTAG